A DNA window from Nerophis lumbriciformis linkage group LG03, RoL_Nlum_v2.1, whole genome shotgun sequence contains the following coding sequences:
- the LOC133582925 gene encoding uncharacterized protein isoform X1 — protein sequence MPLHDGRTPEAWTCDRTPEAWTRDSSDQERIDKCASSSQLINKCASSPQLINKKLTSGGLTMSAEKKPKKKKEEASSTTEAKLKGGEAKMKKVKSKKKEEAPEETQSGKKVRNKKAEKTKEEADPEKEKESKKKVKSDPKKKKGSVTDEEDQDEEEKDTPKKKGKKKTSKDSSPSAKEKKPRSKEDKESDGKEKKSKSKEKDKKLEPASMFQINADKDSKTKKKAAKSESDESEEESKSTKSKKKSASSLFQTSGDKDKKSKKKGKAEQSQSDSEKEEKSKKKKGKGKKKKTRSPSPEIHFDNLEVFVLEPAPQGRAVKCRVTRDQRGMDKSLYPLYYLHLDNDKKTFLLAGRKRKKCATSNYLISTDATDLSRGGHNFIGKLRSNLMGTKFTVFDNALNPERALPDMSNARQELAGIIYETNVLGMKGPRRMTVIVPGMDKDDERVALRPRNDCDGLLIRHQNRRMENLIELHNKTPVWNEETSSHVLNFNGRVTQASIKNFQIVHDKDLDYIVMQFGRIADDIFTLDFKYPLCAVQAFAIALSSFDGKLACE from the exons ATGCCACTCCATGATGGCAGGACTCCAGAGGCCTGGACCTGTGACAG GACTCCAGAGGCCTGGACCCGTGACAG CAGCGACCAGGAGCGGATCGATAAGTGTGCATCCTCCTCTCAGCTGATCAATAAGTGTGCATCCTCCCCTCAGCTGATCAATAAG AAGCTGACGTCAGGAGGCCTCACCATGTCTGCAGAGAAG AAgccaaagaagaagaaagaggaggcCAGCAGCACCACGGAGGCCAAGCTGAAAGGAGGCGAGGCCAAGATGAAAAAAGTCAAAAGTAAAAAGAAGGAGGAGGCGCCAGAGGAGACTCAAA GTGGAAAGAAGGTGAGgaacaagaaggcagagaagaCTAAAGAAGAAGCAGACCCAGAGAAGGAAAAGGAGagcaaaaaaaaagtcaaaagtgATCCCAAGAAAAAGAAAG GTTCTGTCACGGACGAGGAGGACCAGGACGAGGAGGAGAAGGACACCCCCAAGAAGAAAGGCAAGAAAAAGACCAGCAAGGACAGCTCACCTTCTGCCAAGGAGAAGAAACCTCGATCTAAAG AGGACAAGGAGTCGGATGGAAAGGAGAAGAAGTCCAAGTCCAAAGAGAAGGACAAGAAGCTAGAACCAGCCTCTATGTTCCAGATAAATGCTGATaaagactccaaaaccaaaaagaaAG CCGCCAAGTCTGAGAGCGACGAGAGCGAAGAAGAAAGCAAGTCCACCAAGTCCAAGAAGAAATCAGCGTCGTCTCTCTTCCAGACGTCAGGAGACAAAGACAAGAAGTCCAAGAAGAAAG GTAAGGCGGAGCAGAGCCAGTCGGACTCGGAGAAAGAAGAGaaatccaaaaagaaaaaaggcaaagggaagaagaagaag ACAAGATCGCCATCGCCCGAGATCCACTTTGACAACCTGGAGGTGTTTGTGTTGGAGCCTGCACCTCAAGGCAGGGCTGTGAAGTGCAGAGTGACCCGGGACCAGCGGGGGATGGACAAGAGTCTCTACCCGCTCTACTACCTGCACCTAGACAATGACAAGAAG ACCTTTCTGCTGGCTGGcaggaaaagaaaaaaatgtgcaaCCTCTAATTATCTCATCTCTACTGACGCTACCGATCTATCAAGAGGAGGACATAATTTCATAGGGAAGCTGAG ATCCAACTTGATGGGCACCAAGTTCACGGTCTTTGACAACGCTCTGAACCCTGAGAGAGCCCTACCAGACATGTCTAATGCCCGGCAGGAGTTAGCAGGCATCATCTAC GAGACCAACGTCTTAGGGATGAAGGGCCCCAGGAGGATGACGGTCATCGTCCCCGGCATGGACAAGGACGACGAGCGAGTGGCCCTACGGCCAAGAAAT GACTGTGACGGCCTGCTGATCCGGCACCAGAACCGCAGGATGGAGAATCTGATTGAGCTTCACAATAAGACTCCGGTGTGGAACGAAGAAACCTCCTCACATGTGCTCAACTTCAATGGCAGGGTCACCCAGGCCTCCATTAAGAACTTCCAGATAGTCCATGACAAAGACT TGGACTACATCGTGATGCAGTTTGGCCGAATAGCCGACGACATTTTCACTCTGGACTTCAAGTACCCTCTGTGTGCCGTACAAGCCTTCGCCATCGCGCTCTCTAGCTTCGATGGTAAACTAGCCTgcgagtaa
- the LOC133582925 gene encoding uncharacterized protein isoform X2, which translates to MPLHDGRTPEAWTCDRTPEAWTRDSSDQERIDKCASSSQLINKCASSPQLINKKLTSGGLTMSAEKPKKKKEEASSTTEAKLKGGEAKMKKVKSKKKEEAPEETQSGKKVRNKKAEKTKEEADPEKEKESKKKVKSDPKKKKGSVTDEEDQDEEEKDTPKKKGKKKTSKDSSPSAKEKKPRSKEDKESDGKEKKSKSKEKDKKLEPASMFQINADKDSKTKKKAAKSESDESEEESKSTKSKKKSASSLFQTSGDKDKKSKKKGKAEQSQSDSEKEEKSKKKKGKGKKKKTRSPSPEIHFDNLEVFVLEPAPQGRAVKCRVTRDQRGMDKSLYPLYYLHLDNDKKTFLLAGRKRKKCATSNYLISTDATDLSRGGHNFIGKLRSNLMGTKFTVFDNALNPERALPDMSNARQELAGIIYETNVLGMKGPRRMTVIVPGMDKDDERVALRPRNDCDGLLIRHQNRRMENLIELHNKTPVWNEETSSHVLNFNGRVTQASIKNFQIVHDKDLDYIVMQFGRIADDIFTLDFKYPLCAVQAFAIALSSFDGKLACE; encoded by the exons ATGCCACTCCATGATGGCAGGACTCCAGAGGCCTGGACCTGTGACAG GACTCCAGAGGCCTGGACCCGTGACAG CAGCGACCAGGAGCGGATCGATAAGTGTGCATCCTCCTCTCAGCTGATCAATAAGTGTGCATCCTCCCCTCAGCTGATCAATAAG AAGCTGACGTCAGGAGGCCTCACCATGTCTGCAGAGAAG ccaaagaagaagaaagaggaggcCAGCAGCACCACGGAGGCCAAGCTGAAAGGAGGCGAGGCCAAGATGAAAAAAGTCAAAAGTAAAAAGAAGGAGGAGGCGCCAGAGGAGACTCAAA GTGGAAAGAAGGTGAGgaacaagaaggcagagaagaCTAAAGAAGAAGCAGACCCAGAGAAGGAAAAGGAGagcaaaaaaaaagtcaaaagtgATCCCAAGAAAAAGAAAG GTTCTGTCACGGACGAGGAGGACCAGGACGAGGAGGAGAAGGACACCCCCAAGAAGAAAGGCAAGAAAAAGACCAGCAAGGACAGCTCACCTTCTGCCAAGGAGAAGAAACCTCGATCTAAAG AGGACAAGGAGTCGGATGGAAAGGAGAAGAAGTCCAAGTCCAAAGAGAAGGACAAGAAGCTAGAACCAGCCTCTATGTTCCAGATAAATGCTGATaaagactccaaaaccaaaaagaaAG CCGCCAAGTCTGAGAGCGACGAGAGCGAAGAAGAAAGCAAGTCCACCAAGTCCAAGAAGAAATCAGCGTCGTCTCTCTTCCAGACGTCAGGAGACAAAGACAAGAAGTCCAAGAAGAAAG GTAAGGCGGAGCAGAGCCAGTCGGACTCGGAGAAAGAAGAGaaatccaaaaagaaaaaaggcaaagggaagaagaagaag ACAAGATCGCCATCGCCCGAGATCCACTTTGACAACCTGGAGGTGTTTGTGTTGGAGCCTGCACCTCAAGGCAGGGCTGTGAAGTGCAGAGTGACCCGGGACCAGCGGGGGATGGACAAGAGTCTCTACCCGCTCTACTACCTGCACCTAGACAATGACAAGAAG ACCTTTCTGCTGGCTGGcaggaaaagaaaaaaatgtgcaaCCTCTAATTATCTCATCTCTACTGACGCTACCGATCTATCAAGAGGAGGACATAATTTCATAGGGAAGCTGAG ATCCAACTTGATGGGCACCAAGTTCACGGTCTTTGACAACGCTCTGAACCCTGAGAGAGCCCTACCAGACATGTCTAATGCCCGGCAGGAGTTAGCAGGCATCATCTAC GAGACCAACGTCTTAGGGATGAAGGGCCCCAGGAGGATGACGGTCATCGTCCCCGGCATGGACAAGGACGACGAGCGAGTGGCCCTACGGCCAAGAAAT GACTGTGACGGCCTGCTGATCCGGCACCAGAACCGCAGGATGGAGAATCTGATTGAGCTTCACAATAAGACTCCGGTGTGGAACGAAGAAACCTCCTCACATGTGCTCAACTTCAATGGCAGGGTCACCCAGGCCTCCATTAAGAACTTCCAGATAGTCCATGACAAAGACT TGGACTACATCGTGATGCAGTTTGGCCGAATAGCCGACGACATTTTCACTCTGGACTTCAAGTACCCTCTGTGTGCCGTACAAGCCTTCGCCATCGCGCTCTCTAGCTTCGATGGTAAACTAGCCTgcgagtaa
- the LOC133582925 gene encoding uncharacterized protein isoform X3, which translates to MPLHDGRTPEAWTRDSDQERIDKCASSSQLINKCASSPQLINKKLTSGGLTMSAEKKPKKKKEEASSTTEAKLKGGEAKMKKVKSKKKEEAPEETQSGKKVRNKKAEKTKEEADPEKEKESKKKVKSDPKKKKGSVTDEEDQDEEEKDTPKKKGKKKTSKDSSPSAKEKKPRSKEDKESDGKEKKSKSKEKDKKLEPASMFQINADKDSKTKKKAAKSESDESEEESKSTKSKKKSASSLFQTSGDKDKKSKKKGKAEQSQSDSEKEEKSKKKKGKGKKKKTRSPSPEIHFDNLEVFVLEPAPQGRAVKCRVTRDQRGMDKSLYPLYYLHLDNDKKTFLLAGRKRKKCATSNYLISTDATDLSRGGHNFIGKLRSNLMGTKFTVFDNALNPERALPDMSNARQELAGIIYETNVLGMKGPRRMTVIVPGMDKDDERVALRPRNDCDGLLIRHQNRRMENLIELHNKTPVWNEETSSHVLNFNGRVTQASIKNFQIVHDKDLDYIVMQFGRIADDIFTLDFKYPLCAVQAFAIALSSFDGKLACE; encoded by the exons ATGCCACTCCATGATGGCAGGACTCCAGAGGCCTGGACCCGTGACAG CGACCAGGAGCGGATCGATAAGTGTGCATCCTCCTCTCAGCTGATCAATAAGTGTGCATCCTCCCCTCAGCTGATCAATAAG AAGCTGACGTCAGGAGGCCTCACCATGTCTGCAGAGAAG AAgccaaagaagaagaaagaggaggcCAGCAGCACCACGGAGGCCAAGCTGAAAGGAGGCGAGGCCAAGATGAAAAAAGTCAAAAGTAAAAAGAAGGAGGAGGCGCCAGAGGAGACTCAAA GTGGAAAGAAGGTGAGgaacaagaaggcagagaagaCTAAAGAAGAAGCAGACCCAGAGAAGGAAAAGGAGagcaaaaaaaaagtcaaaagtgATCCCAAGAAAAAGAAAG GTTCTGTCACGGACGAGGAGGACCAGGACGAGGAGGAGAAGGACACCCCCAAGAAGAAAGGCAAGAAAAAGACCAGCAAGGACAGCTCACCTTCTGCCAAGGAGAAGAAACCTCGATCTAAAG AGGACAAGGAGTCGGATGGAAAGGAGAAGAAGTCCAAGTCCAAAGAGAAGGACAAGAAGCTAGAACCAGCCTCTATGTTCCAGATAAATGCTGATaaagactccaaaaccaaaaagaaAG CCGCCAAGTCTGAGAGCGACGAGAGCGAAGAAGAAAGCAAGTCCACCAAGTCCAAGAAGAAATCAGCGTCGTCTCTCTTCCAGACGTCAGGAGACAAAGACAAGAAGTCCAAGAAGAAAG GTAAGGCGGAGCAGAGCCAGTCGGACTCGGAGAAAGAAGAGaaatccaaaaagaaaaaaggcaaagggaagaagaagaag ACAAGATCGCCATCGCCCGAGATCCACTTTGACAACCTGGAGGTGTTTGTGTTGGAGCCTGCACCTCAAGGCAGGGCTGTGAAGTGCAGAGTGACCCGGGACCAGCGGGGGATGGACAAGAGTCTCTACCCGCTCTACTACCTGCACCTAGACAATGACAAGAAG ACCTTTCTGCTGGCTGGcaggaaaagaaaaaaatgtgcaaCCTCTAATTATCTCATCTCTACTGACGCTACCGATCTATCAAGAGGAGGACATAATTTCATAGGGAAGCTGAG ATCCAACTTGATGGGCACCAAGTTCACGGTCTTTGACAACGCTCTGAACCCTGAGAGAGCCCTACCAGACATGTCTAATGCCCGGCAGGAGTTAGCAGGCATCATCTAC GAGACCAACGTCTTAGGGATGAAGGGCCCCAGGAGGATGACGGTCATCGTCCCCGGCATGGACAAGGACGACGAGCGAGTGGCCCTACGGCCAAGAAAT GACTGTGACGGCCTGCTGATCCGGCACCAGAACCGCAGGATGGAGAATCTGATTGAGCTTCACAATAAGACTCCGGTGTGGAACGAAGAAACCTCCTCACATGTGCTCAACTTCAATGGCAGGGTCACCCAGGCCTCCATTAAGAACTTCCAGATAGTCCATGACAAAGACT TGGACTACATCGTGATGCAGTTTGGCCGAATAGCCGACGACATTTTCACTCTGGACTTCAAGTACCCTCTGTGTGCCGTACAAGCCTTCGCCATCGCGCTCTCTAGCTTCGATGGTAAACTAGCCTgcgagtaa
- the LOC133582925 gene encoding tubby-related protein 3-like isoform X6, with the protein MSAEKKPKKKKEEASSTTEAKLKGGEAKMKKVKSKKKEEAPEETQSGKKVRNKKAEKTKEEADPEKEKESKKKVKSDPKKKKGSVTDEEDQDEEEKDTPKKKGKKKTSKDSSPSAKEKKPRSKEDKESDGKEKKSKSKEKDKKLEPASMFQINADKDSKTKKKAAKSESDESEEESKSTKSKKKSASSLFQTSGDKDKKSKKKGKAEQSQSDSEKEEKSKKKKGKGKKKKTRSPSPEIHFDNLEVFVLEPAPQGRAVKCRVTRDQRGMDKSLYPLYYLHLDNDKKTFLLAGRKRKKCATSNYLISTDATDLSRGGHNFIGKLRSNLMGTKFTVFDNALNPERALPDMSNARQELAGIIYETNVLGMKGPRRMTVIVPGMDKDDERVALRPRNDCDGLLIRHQNRRMENLIELHNKTPVWNEETSSHVLNFNGRVTQASIKNFQIVHDKDLDYIVMQFGRIADDIFTLDFKYPLCAVQAFAIALSSFDGKLACE; encoded by the exons ATGTCTGCAGAGAAG AAgccaaagaagaagaaagaggaggcCAGCAGCACCACGGAGGCCAAGCTGAAAGGAGGCGAGGCCAAGATGAAAAAAGTCAAAAGTAAAAAGAAGGAGGAGGCGCCAGAGGAGACTCAAA GTGGAAAGAAGGTGAGgaacaagaaggcagagaagaCTAAAGAAGAAGCAGACCCAGAGAAGGAAAAGGAGagcaaaaaaaaagtcaaaagtgATCCCAAGAAAAAGAAAG GTTCTGTCACGGACGAGGAGGACCAGGACGAGGAGGAGAAGGACACCCCCAAGAAGAAAGGCAAGAAAAAGACCAGCAAGGACAGCTCACCTTCTGCCAAGGAGAAGAAACCTCGATCTAAAG AGGACAAGGAGTCGGATGGAAAGGAGAAGAAGTCCAAGTCCAAAGAGAAGGACAAGAAGCTAGAACCAGCCTCTATGTTCCAGATAAATGCTGATaaagactccaaaaccaaaaagaaAG CCGCCAAGTCTGAGAGCGACGAGAGCGAAGAAGAAAGCAAGTCCACCAAGTCCAAGAAGAAATCAGCGTCGTCTCTCTTCCAGACGTCAGGAGACAAAGACAAGAAGTCCAAGAAGAAAG GTAAGGCGGAGCAGAGCCAGTCGGACTCGGAGAAAGAAGAGaaatccaaaaagaaaaaaggcaaagggaagaagaagaag ACAAGATCGCCATCGCCCGAGATCCACTTTGACAACCTGGAGGTGTTTGTGTTGGAGCCTGCACCTCAAGGCAGGGCTGTGAAGTGCAGAGTGACCCGGGACCAGCGGGGGATGGACAAGAGTCTCTACCCGCTCTACTACCTGCACCTAGACAATGACAAGAAG ACCTTTCTGCTGGCTGGcaggaaaagaaaaaaatgtgcaaCCTCTAATTATCTCATCTCTACTGACGCTACCGATCTATCAAGAGGAGGACATAATTTCATAGGGAAGCTGAG ATCCAACTTGATGGGCACCAAGTTCACGGTCTTTGACAACGCTCTGAACCCTGAGAGAGCCCTACCAGACATGTCTAATGCCCGGCAGGAGTTAGCAGGCATCATCTAC GAGACCAACGTCTTAGGGATGAAGGGCCCCAGGAGGATGACGGTCATCGTCCCCGGCATGGACAAGGACGACGAGCGAGTGGCCCTACGGCCAAGAAAT GACTGTGACGGCCTGCTGATCCGGCACCAGAACCGCAGGATGGAGAATCTGATTGAGCTTCACAATAAGACTCCGGTGTGGAACGAAGAAACCTCCTCACATGTGCTCAACTTCAATGGCAGGGTCACCCAGGCCTCCATTAAGAACTTCCAGATAGTCCATGACAAAGACT TGGACTACATCGTGATGCAGTTTGGCCGAATAGCCGACGACATTTTCACTCTGGACTTCAAGTACCCTCTGTGTGCCGTACAAGCCTTCGCCATCGCGCTCTCTAGCTTCGATGGTAAACTAGCCTgcgagtaa
- the LOC133582925 gene encoding protein king tubby 1-like isoform X4 — protein MSAEKPKKKKEEASSTTEAKLKGGEAKMKKVKSKKKEEAPEETQSGKKVRNKKAEKTKEEADPEKEKESKKKVKSDPKKKKGSVTDEEDQDEEEKDTPKKKGKKKTSKDSSPSAKEKKPRSKEDKESDGKEKKSKSKEKDKKLEPASMFQINADKDSKTKKKAAKSESDESEEESKSTKSKKKSASSLFQTSGDKDKKSKKKGKAEQSQSDSEKEEKSKKKKGKGKKKKTRSPSPEIHFDNLEVFVLEPAPQGRAVKCRVTRDQRGMDKSLYPLYYLHLDNDKKTFLLAGRKRKKCATSNYLISTDATDLSRGGHNFIGKLRSNLMGTKFTVFDNALNPERALPDMSNARQELAGIIYETNVLGMKGPRRMTVIVPGMDKDDERVALRPRNDCDGLLIRHQNRRMENLIELHNKTPVWNEETSSHVLNFNGRVTQASIKNFQIVHDKDLDYIVMQFGRIADDIFTLDFKYPLCAVQAFAIALSSFDGKLACE, from the exons ATGTCTGCAGAGAAG ccaaagaagaagaaagaggaggcCAGCAGCACCACGGAGGCCAAGCTGAAAGGAGGCGAGGCCAAGATGAAAAAAGTCAAAAGTAAAAAGAAGGAGGAGGCGCCAGAGGAGACTCAAA GTGGAAAGAAGGTGAGgaacaagaaggcagagaagaCTAAAGAAGAAGCAGACCCAGAGAAGGAAAAGGAGagcaaaaaaaaagtcaaaagtgATCCCAAGAAAAAGAAAG GTTCTGTCACGGACGAGGAGGACCAGGACGAGGAGGAGAAGGACACCCCCAAGAAGAAAGGCAAGAAAAAGACCAGCAAGGACAGCTCACCTTCTGCCAAGGAGAAGAAACCTCGATCTAAAG AGGACAAGGAGTCGGATGGAAAGGAGAAGAAGTCCAAGTCCAAAGAGAAGGACAAGAAGCTAGAACCAGCCTCTATGTTCCAGATAAATGCTGATaaagactccaaaaccaaaaagaaAG CCGCCAAGTCTGAGAGCGACGAGAGCGAAGAAGAAAGCAAGTCCACCAAGTCCAAGAAGAAATCAGCGTCGTCTCTCTTCCAGACGTCAGGAGACAAAGACAAGAAGTCCAAGAAGAAAG GTAAGGCGGAGCAGAGCCAGTCGGACTCGGAGAAAGAAGAGaaatccaaaaagaaaaaaggcaaagggaagaagaagaag ACAAGATCGCCATCGCCCGAGATCCACTTTGACAACCTGGAGGTGTTTGTGTTGGAGCCTGCACCTCAAGGCAGGGCTGTGAAGTGCAGAGTGACCCGGGACCAGCGGGGGATGGACAAGAGTCTCTACCCGCTCTACTACCTGCACCTAGACAATGACAAGAAG ACCTTTCTGCTGGCTGGcaggaaaagaaaaaaatgtgcaaCCTCTAATTATCTCATCTCTACTGACGCTACCGATCTATCAAGAGGAGGACATAATTTCATAGGGAAGCTGAG ATCCAACTTGATGGGCACCAAGTTCACGGTCTTTGACAACGCTCTGAACCCTGAGAGAGCCCTACCAGACATGTCTAATGCCCGGCAGGAGTTAGCAGGCATCATCTAC GAGACCAACGTCTTAGGGATGAAGGGCCCCAGGAGGATGACGGTCATCGTCCCCGGCATGGACAAGGACGACGAGCGAGTGGCCCTACGGCCAAGAAAT GACTGTGACGGCCTGCTGATCCGGCACCAGAACCGCAGGATGGAGAATCTGATTGAGCTTCACAATAAGACTCCGGTGTGGAACGAAGAAACCTCCTCACATGTGCTCAACTTCAATGGCAGGGTCACCCAGGCCTCCATTAAGAACTTCCAGATAGTCCATGACAAAGACT TGGACTACATCGTGATGCAGTTTGGCCGAATAGCCGACGACATTTTCACTCTGGACTTCAAGTACCCTCTGTGTGCCGTACAAGCCTTCGCCATCGCGCTCTCTAGCTTCGATGGTAAACTAGCCTgcgagtaa
- the LOC133582925 gene encoding tubby-related protein 1-like isoform X5, with the protein MKKVKSKKKEEAPEETQSGKKVRNKKAEKTKEEADPEKEKESKKKVKSDPKKKKGSVTDEEDQDEEEKDTPKKKGKKKTSKDSSPSAKEKKPRSKEDKESDGKEKKSKSKEKDKKLEPASMFQINADKDSKTKKKAAKSESDESEEESKSTKSKKKSASSLFQTSGDKDKKSKKKGKAEQSQSDSEKEEKSKKKKGKGKKKKTRSPSPEIHFDNLEVFVLEPAPQGRAVKCRVTRDQRGMDKSLYPLYYLHLDNDKKTFLLAGRKRKKCATSNYLISTDATDLSRGGHNFIGKLRSNLMGTKFTVFDNALNPERALPDMSNARQELAGIIYETNVLGMKGPRRMTVIVPGMDKDDERVALRPRNDCDGLLIRHQNRRMENLIELHNKTPVWNEETSSHVLNFNGRVTQASIKNFQIVHDKDLDYIVMQFGRIADDIFTLDFKYPLCAVQAFAIALSSFDGKLACE; encoded by the exons ATGAAAAAAGTCAAAAGTAAAAAGAAGGAGGAGGCGCCAGAGGAGACTCAAA GTGGAAAGAAGGTGAGgaacaagaaggcagagaagaCTAAAGAAGAAGCAGACCCAGAGAAGGAAAAGGAGagcaaaaaaaaagtcaaaagtgATCCCAAGAAAAAGAAAG GTTCTGTCACGGACGAGGAGGACCAGGACGAGGAGGAGAAGGACACCCCCAAGAAGAAAGGCAAGAAAAAGACCAGCAAGGACAGCTCACCTTCTGCCAAGGAGAAGAAACCTCGATCTAAAG AGGACAAGGAGTCGGATGGAAAGGAGAAGAAGTCCAAGTCCAAAGAGAAGGACAAGAAGCTAGAACCAGCCTCTATGTTCCAGATAAATGCTGATaaagactccaaaaccaaaaagaaAG CCGCCAAGTCTGAGAGCGACGAGAGCGAAGAAGAAAGCAAGTCCACCAAGTCCAAGAAGAAATCAGCGTCGTCTCTCTTCCAGACGTCAGGAGACAAAGACAAGAAGTCCAAGAAGAAAG GTAAGGCGGAGCAGAGCCAGTCGGACTCGGAGAAAGAAGAGaaatccaaaaagaaaaaaggcaaagggaagaagaagaag ACAAGATCGCCATCGCCCGAGATCCACTTTGACAACCTGGAGGTGTTTGTGTTGGAGCCTGCACCTCAAGGCAGGGCTGTGAAGTGCAGAGTGACCCGGGACCAGCGGGGGATGGACAAGAGTCTCTACCCGCTCTACTACCTGCACCTAGACAATGACAAGAAG ACCTTTCTGCTGGCTGGcaggaaaagaaaaaaatgtgcaaCCTCTAATTATCTCATCTCTACTGACGCTACCGATCTATCAAGAGGAGGACATAATTTCATAGGGAAGCTGAG ATCCAACTTGATGGGCACCAAGTTCACGGTCTTTGACAACGCTCTGAACCCTGAGAGAGCCCTACCAGACATGTCTAATGCCCGGCAGGAGTTAGCAGGCATCATCTAC GAGACCAACGTCTTAGGGATGAAGGGCCCCAGGAGGATGACGGTCATCGTCCCCGGCATGGACAAGGACGACGAGCGAGTGGCCCTACGGCCAAGAAAT GACTGTGACGGCCTGCTGATCCGGCACCAGAACCGCAGGATGGAGAATCTGATTGAGCTTCACAATAAGACTCCGGTGTGGAACGAAGAAACCTCCTCACATGTGCTCAACTTCAATGGCAGGGTCACCCAGGCCTCCATTAAGAACTTCCAGATAGTCCATGACAAAGACT TGGACTACATCGTGATGCAGTTTGGCCGAATAGCCGACGACATTTTCACTCTGGACTTCAAGTACCCTCTGTGTGCCGTACAAGCCTTCGCCATCGCGCTCTCTAGCTTCGATGGTAAACTAGCCTgcgagtaa